A stretch of DNA from Rathayibacter sp. VKM Ac-2762:
GCCTTGAGGTCGCGGACGCCCAGACGCCAGCGGGCGCCGGCCAGGAGGCGGACGAGCTCGCTGCCGGCGGCCGGGTCCTCGACGACGGTGAGCGCGGCGACGAGGTCGGCGATCTCGGGCTGCCGCAGCAGGCCCCCGATGCCGAGGATGTGGTACCGGACGCCGTGCTTCGCCAGCGCGGCGGCGAAGCGGTCCATGTGCGCGCGCACCCGGAAGAGCACCGCGGCCGACGGCGGCTCGGCGTTCTCGCGCAGCCGCCCGGCGAACCAGGCGGCGACGTCGTCCGCCTCCTCCTCGATCGTCTCGGGGAAGGTGAGCTCCACCGGGTGCTCGGAGGCCTGAGGACCCGCGCTCAGCGTGTCGACCGCGACCGCGCTCCCCGCCGACAGCGGCTCCACGATCGCGTTCGCGGCGGTGAGCACACGGCGGCCGTTGCGCCAGCTCGTGCTGAGGGAGAAGCGGCCCGCTCCCCCGAAATCGGTGCCGAAGCGGCCGAGCCCCTCGGCGCTCGCACCGCGCCAGCCGTAGATCGACTGGTGAGGGTCGCCCACCGCCATCACTCCCTGCCCGGCGAAGAGCCGCGAGAGGAGGCGGGTCTGCAGCACGGAGGTGTCCTGGTACTCGTCGAGGAGCACCACCCGGTACCTCGCGCGGTGCTCGTCCACGATCCGCGGCACCCTGTCGACGATCCGCAGCGCGAGGGCCACCTGGTCCGAGAACTCGACGAAGCCGCGCTCGGCCTTCGCCTCCTGGAACCGCTCGGCGAGCGCCGTCAGCACCGGCAGCGCGCCCACGGCCTGCAGCGCCTTCTCGAGCTCGCGGTAGAGCCCCGAGCCGCTGCCTCCACGCGGCAGCTCGCCCAGGCGGAGGAAGTCCTCGGCGAACGCGGCGACCGCGGCCGGATCGGCGAGGTTGTCGGCGAGGTCGTGCGCGAGCGAGACGACGAGGTCGGTCAGCCGGTCGATCCCCGCCTCCACCTCGAGGATGCGCGGATCGGCCGTGTCGGCCACGACTCCCCGCGCGAGATGCCAGGCGGAGGCCTCGGAGAGCACGGTCGCGTCCCCCTCGCGGCCGATCAGGGCCGCGTTGTCGCGGAAGATCGTGTTCGCGAAGGCGTTGTAGGTCGAGACGGTGGCGGCCTCGAACGGGTCGGGCGCCGACTGCCCGGGCGCGAGCGGGAGCAGGCCCGCCGCGCCGAGCTGGTCGATCCTCCGCCCGATGCGCTCGCCGAGCTCGGCCGCCGCCTTGCGGGTGAAGGTGAGGCCGAGCACCTCCGACGGCGCCGCGTGGCCGTTCGCGAGGAGCCAGAGGACGCGGTTCGCCATCGTCTCGGTCTTGCCGCTGCCGGCACCGGCGACCACCAGGGCAGGCTCGAGCGGCGCCTCGATGACGGCGCGCTGCTCGGCGGTGGGCGGGCGCAGGTCGAGGCGCTCGGCGATGGTCAGGGCGTCGATCACGGCAGCTCCTCCTCGAGGACGGCGGAGGGGTCGGGGTCGGCGGGGCCGGAAGGATCGGCCGGCGCATCGGGACCCGGCTCCTCGGAGTCCTCCAGGTCCTCTGTCTCGTCGACCTCGTCGATCGCCAGGAGACCGTCCCCCGGGACCTCGGGCACCGCGTGGATGCGGTACCGCAGGGCGTCGCCGGGCGAGAACGGGGTCGCGTCGAGCAGGCCCGAGAAGCCCGCCGCCGCCATGCCCAGGGCCGCGGCGCGGACGCGATCGCGCAGCCGCTCCAGCTCCTCCTCGCCGAAGCGCTCCTGGACCACCTCGCGGTACGGCTTCCCGCGCACGCCCGTCGCCACGAAGAGCAGCTTCGCGCCTCCCCCGTCGGCCGGGTCGGCCGCCTCGATCGCCCCTTCGGCGACGGCGAGCTGATAGCTGCCCAGCTGCGCGTGCTCGGCGATGTCGTCCTTGCGGGGGGTGCTGCGGCCCGTCTTGAGATCGACGATCGTGACGGAGCCGTCGGCCGCGCGCTCGACGCGGTCGATCGAGCCCCGCACCCGGGCGGGCGGGACGTCGAGCTCGAACTGCTGCTCGCGGCCGAGCACCACGCCTCCCCCGCGCTCGAAGTCGGCGAGGTAGCCCGCGAGGCCGTCGATCAGCCGCCGTGTGACGCGCTTCTGCCGCTCCCCCAGCCAGGGCGACTCGAAGACCAGCTCGGGCCACCGCGACTCGAGAGCCGCCCACAGCTCCTGCGGATCGGGCCGCTCGGCGTTCTCGAGGACCCAGTGCACGAGGGTGCCGACCCCCATCGCCGTGCTCGTCGTGGAGCCGGAGACGGCGTCGACGAACCAGTCCAGAGGGGACCGCTCGAAGGCCTCGAGGCGGCTCGGCGAGACGGAGACGGGACGCTCGGGGTCGCCGACGTCGAAGAGCGGCTCCGTGGTCGAGGGCTCGAGCACCCCGGACCAGGAGGAGGGGTCGGCGCCCGGGACCTCCGCGAGCGCCAGGGCGCTGAGCCCTCGGATGGCGGCGGGAGCCTCGGTCGAGTCCGGTGTGGTGGCGGTCCGGCGCAGCGCCGCCACCGCCCCGCGCAGCGTGAGCGGCACCGCGGAGGCCGGATCGAGCCGAGGCGCGTCCGGCGGGGTGAGCCGGAAGAAGAGGGAGGGCGTCTCGTCCTCGCCCGCGACGGCGCTGAGCACCAGCTGCCGCCGAGCGCGCGAGGCGGCCAGGGCGAACATCCGGAGCTCGTCGTCGAGAGTGGCCTTGCGGGCGTCGAGCGGCAGTCCGC
This window harbors:
- a CDS encoding UrvD/REP family ATP-dependent DNA helicase, which translates into the protein MARLLRERRLRDGVPWRRMAVVVRSGAAVQPLVKALAVAEVPTRSVLAGRALRDDHAARALLVLVGVAIGERPLDAELAAELLLGPFGGVDRLGLRRLRLALRAEELDGGGIRASDPLLVEALAAPGRFATIDSAPARQAERLAVTIDRVRRLHEEGGSIEELLWSAWESSRVASSWRELALGTGLTAAEANRNLDGVVALFSAARRFVERATGHSAIGFVTEILEAEVPEDTLAPRSVEDAVLIGTPSSVVGLEFDVVVVARLQDGVWPNLRQRGSLLDPDGLLRHARGEGGLPLDARKATLDDELRMFALAASRARRQLVLSAVAGEDETPSLFFRLTPPDAPRLDPASAVPLTLRGAVAALRRTATTPDSTEAPAAIRGLSALALAEVPGADPSSWSGVLEPSTTEPLFDVGDPERPVSVSPSRLEAFERSPLDWFVDAVSGSTTSTAMGVGTLVHWVLENAERPDPQELWAALESRWPELVFESPWLGERQKRVTRRLIDGLAGYLADFERGGGVVLGREQQFELDVPPARVRGSIDRVERAADGSVTIVDLKTGRSTPRKDDIAEHAQLGSYQLAVAEGAIEAADPADGGGAKLLFVATGVRGKPYREVVQERFGEEELERLRDRVRAAALGMAAAGFSGLLDATPFSPGDALRYRIHAVPEVPGDGLLAIDEVDETEDLEDSEEPGPDAPADPSGPADPDPSAVLEEELP